One genomic region from Halococcus qingdaonensis encodes:
- a CDS encoding type I 3-dehydroquinate dehydratase yields the protein MDFDSLVLAAATADLSDEPAARAHADAVEFRMDLADDPLDALATYDGELPLIATNRTVEEGGEAPENSDRLDALARAAEFPTVAAIDIELATVTDEEWLADEARDHDADCIVSTHDFDATPSRSAMEGTLARASEYGTVAKLAVTATDPDDVLDLLAATHACTERGGRVATMAMGAIGGHSRAIAPLYGSRIAYAPVDPERATAPGQYDLATLAGLLDTLD from the coding sequence ATGGACTTTGACTCGCTCGTGCTCGCGGCGGCCACCGCCGATCTGAGCGACGAACCCGCTGCCCGCGCCCACGCCGATGCCGTCGAGTTCCGCATGGACCTCGCCGACGACCCGCTCGACGCGCTCGCGACCTACGACGGCGAACTCCCACTGATCGCGACCAACCGAACGGTCGAAGAGGGTGGCGAAGCTCCCGAAAATTCCGATCGACTCGATGCGCTCGCGCGTGCTGCCGAGTTCCCGACCGTCGCGGCGATCGATATCGAACTGGCGACGGTCACGGACGAGGAATGGCTCGCCGACGAGGCTCGCGACCACGACGCGGACTGTATCGTCTCGACGCACGATTTCGACGCGACCCCATCACGATCGGCGATGGAGGGCACGCTGGCACGCGCGAGCGAGTACGGTACGGTCGCGAAACTTGCCGTCACGGCCACCGATCCGGACGATGTACTCGATCTACTCGCGGCCACACACGCCTGCACGGAGCGCGGCGGCCGCGTGGCGACGATGGCGATGGGCGCGATCGGCGGCCACTCGCGGGCCATCGCCCCCCTTTACGGCTCGCGCATCGCCTACGCACCGGTCGATCCAGAACGGGCGACCGCACCCGGCCAGTACGATCTCGCGACGCTCGCCGGACTGCTCGATACTCTCGACTAG
- a CDS encoding DUF5789 family protein, with protein MADDEADEETEGPVVELGEGPSVEGVPLARVSSRLTWGMEHSTVEQRVGDIEIRTPDGPTSLSDVLAEVDKPYFERRQEFEESVREVVGSGPVQTEE; from the coding sequence ATGGCCGATGACGAAGCCGACGAGGAAACAGAGGGACCAGTCGTCGAGCTGGGCGAGGGCCCGTCCGTCGAGGGTGTGCCGCTGGCGCGCGTCAGTTCGCGGCTGACGTGGGGGATGGAGCATTCGACGGTCGAACAGCGCGTGGGCGATATCGAGATCCGGACGCCGGACGGCCCGACCAGTCTGAGCGACGTGCTCGCGGAGGTCGATAAGCCGTACTTCGAACGCCGTCAGGAGTTCGAGGAAAGCGTGCGCGAGGTCGTCGGATCGGGGCCCGTCCAGACCGAGGAGTAG
- a CDS encoding CPBP family glutamic-type intramembrane protease: MALERSTSTALWARVVRDGLLYLVGPAALARLYGRRLGWRVDRRALRNTLLLALFVLPFYLVGSSLPTVRAYYPMWSVEPTVSSFVPHAVGQFVVVLAAETYFRGLLCVGVREIGFKSVFISPVVYALQHASKPPIELLLSGPTDVLFGAVDYRSRSILPSVVAHGFGLTLLDWLVLHPPLLAPEQVAGWLRWLPVPV; the protein is encoded by the coding sequence ATGGCGCTCGAACGCAGCACGAGCACGGCGCTGTGGGCGCGTGTCGTCCGTGACGGACTGCTCTATCTCGTCGGGCCGGCGGCGCTCGCGCGACTGTACGGCCGGCGGCTCGGCTGGCGTGTCGATCGACGCGCGCTGCGCAACACGCTTTTGCTCGCCCTGTTCGTGCTGCCGTTCTATCTGGTCGGGTCGTCGTTGCCGACGGTGCGGGCGTACTACCCGATGTGGAGCGTCGAGCCGACCGTTTCGTCGTTCGTGCCCCACGCTGTCGGACAGTTCGTCGTCGTGCTCGCCGCCGAAACCTATTTTCGCGGGTTGCTCTGTGTCGGCGTGCGCGAGATCGGCTTCAAGAGCGTGTTCATCAGTCCGGTGGTCTACGCGCTCCAGCACGCGAGCAAGCCACCGATCGAACTACTGCTGTCGGGGCCGACGGACGTGCTCTTCGGCGCAGTCGATTATCGGAGCCGATCGATTCTCCCCTCGGTCGTCGCTCATGGGTTCGGGCTGACGCTGCTCGATTGGCTCGTGCTTCATCCGCCGCTGCTCGCGCCTGAGCAGGTGGCCGGCTGGCTGCGGTGGCTCCCGGTGCCGGTGTAA
- a CDS encoding CPBP family intramembrane glutamic endopeptidase, whose translation MSVTGGQTSRVRALVVALAVGGLGIGVASVLGRAIVRSLAFLDIELSALGLLVISLITGQGVAFGSAALLYLRFRGLGRTYLGIDVPSLRDVVTALSGYALALIAQFVGSILLTVVGVQPAENQIGQIAAQNPELLLLLIPASFIIIGPGEELLFRGIVQGRLRESFGPVPGVVLASAVFAAIHFQSLTGGVGGRLATITVLFLPSLVFGAAYEVSDNLVVPAFIHGAYNATLFTLLYFVLQADLPVSVLF comes from the coding sequence ATGAGCGTCACAGGCGGGCAGACTAGTCGCGTGCGCGCCCTCGTCGTCGCGCTCGCCGTCGGGGGTCTCGGTATCGGGGTCGCGTCCGTTCTCGGCAGGGCGATCGTGCGCTCGCTCGCGTTCCTCGATATCGAACTCAGTGCACTGGGATTGCTGGTCATCTCCCTGATAACGGGGCAGGGGGTCGCCTTCGGCAGTGCCGCCCTGTTGTATCTCCGATTCAGAGGTCTCGGACGGACGTATCTCGGCATCGATGTACCCTCGCTTCGGGACGTCGTTACGGCGCTGAGCGGCTATGCGCTGGCGCTCATCGCACAGTTCGTCGGATCGATACTGCTCACCGTCGTGGGGGTCCAGCCGGCGGAAAACCAGATCGGGCAGATCGCCGCCCAGAACCCCGAACTGCTGCTCCTGTTGATTCCAGCCTCGTTTATCATCATCGGCCCCGGCGAGGAACTGCTCTTCCGTGGCATCGTCCAGGGTCGGCTCCGGGAGTCGTTCGGCCCCGTCCCCGGTGTAGTGCTCGCGAGCGCCGTCTTCGCCGCGATCCACTTTCAGTCCCTGACCGGCGGCGTCGGCGGGCGGCTGGCGACCATCACGGTGCTCTTCCTGCCGAGCCTGGTCTTCGGTGCGGCCTACGAGGTCTCCGACAATCTCGTCGTACCGGCGTTCATCCACGGCGCGTACAACGCGACGCTGTTCACGCTGCTCTATTTCGTCCTCCAGGCGGACCTGCCGGTCAGCGTGCTTTTTTGA
- the nreA gene encoding DNA repair protein NreA produces the protein MRLDEYFEEIERDERAERRQLAAEKSYAITDYLDDVETNFEQRVSDDALLGSTSPTIFVGRSSYPNVSTGVLSPVGHEERAADFETGGHWYDRDFSIEDVFQHRTGLVNTAKTTSVTNVADAWTGFLGTQREVAIADRPVDVEIGLDSSLDVDFSVSAEDVTSPTGPRARAESATLTENPHVTRPVKKTLEDDDWRAEGAMNYLYNRGFDVYDINTILSAGALGESDNRRLVPTRWSITAVDDTVGQFLRGQIRNATAVDKPELFYNEYLGNRFWILFTPGQWEFELVECKAPGSVWNPAPERGMVLAADREGHEGRTSYVDETAGAYYAARLGVLEQLVERGRQASVLVVRHVTPDYWGPTGVWQVRESVRNAFDGESGTAESFGDALRQLEPQLPISLARLRRKSSLVAGVQSSLSSFGN, from the coding sequence ATGCGGCTCGACGAATACTTCGAGGAGATCGAACGCGACGAGCGCGCCGAGCGCCGGCAGTTGGCGGCCGAGAAATCCTACGCCATCACCGACTACCTCGACGATGTCGAGACGAACTTCGAGCAACGGGTCTCCGACGACGCGCTGCTCGGCAGCACCTCGCCCACGATCTTCGTCGGTCGCTCCTCGTATCCGAACGTCTCGACGGGCGTGCTCTCGCCCGTCGGCCACGAAGAACGCGCCGCCGACTTCGAGACGGGTGGCCACTGGTACGATCGCGACTTCTCGATCGAGGACGTCTTCCAGCATCGCACGGGACTGGTGAACACCGCGAAGACGACCAGCGTGACGAACGTCGCCGACGCCTGGACCGGCTTTCTGGGGACGCAGCGTGAGGTCGCTATCGCCGACAGACCCGTGGATGTGGAGATCGGGCTCGACAGCTCGCTCGACGTGGATTTCTCCGTGTCGGCCGAGGACGTCACCTCGCCGACCGGGCCGCGCGCACGGGCCGAGAGCGCGACGCTGACCGAGAATCCACACGTCACGCGGCCGGTCAAGAAGACCCTCGAAGACGACGACTGGCGCGCCGAGGGTGCGATGAACTACCTCTACAATCGTGGCTTCGACGTCTACGACATCAACACGATCCTCTCGGCCGGCGCGCTCGGCGAGAGCGACAACCGGCGGCTCGTCCCTACACGCTGGTCGATCACCGCCGTCGACGACACGGTGGGGCAGTTCCTCCGCGGACAGATCCGCAATGCGACGGCGGTGGACAAACCCGAACTGTTCTACAACGAGTATCTCGGCAACCGGTTCTGGATCCTATTCACACCCGGCCAGTGGGAGTTCGAACTCGTCGAGTGCAAGGCTCCCGGCAGCGTCTGGAACCCCGCCCCCGAGCGAGGGATGGTGCTCGCCGCCGATCGCGAGGGCCACGAGGGTCGGACGTCCTACGTCGACGAGACCGCCGGCGCGTACTACGCCGCTCGCTTGGGCGTGCTCGAACAGCTCGTCGAGCGTGGCCGACAGGCGTCGGTGCTCGTCGTGCGCCACGTGACGCCCGACTACTGGGGACCCACAGGAGTGTGGCAGGTCCGCGAGTCGGTACGAAACGCCTTCGACGGCGAGTCGGGCACGGCCGAATCGTTCGGTGACGCCCTCCGCCAGCTCGAACCCCAGCTGCCGATCTCGCTTGCGCGCCTCCGCCGGAAGTCATCGCTCGTGGCGGGCGTTCAGTCCAGTCTGTCGTCGTTCGGGAACTGA
- a CDS encoding transcription initiation factor IIB, translating into MTRSTRQRERQAEPEQVDDENEGVRRCPECDSDNLAKSTDRGELVCEDCGLVVEEENIDPGPEWRAFNHAERQQKSRVGAPTTQTMHDKGLTTTIDWKDKDAYGRSISSKKRSQMHRLRKWQERIRTKDAGERNLQFALSEIDRMASALGVPRSVREVASVIYRRSLADDLIRGRSIEGVATSALYAACRKEGIPRSLEEISEVSRVERKEIGRTYRYVSQELALEMRPVDPKKYVPRFCSELTLSEEVQAKANDIIETTADEGLLSGKSPTGYAAAAIYAASLLCNEKKTQREVADVAQVTEVTIRNRYQEQIEAMGIHS; encoded by the coding sequence ATGACACGGTCCACTCGTCAGCGGGAGCGTCAGGCCGAACCGGAGCAGGTGGACGACGAAAACGAGGGGGTACGTCGCTGTCCGGAGTGTGATTCGGACAATCTCGCCAAGAGCACCGACCGTGGCGAGCTGGTCTGTGAGGACTGCGGGCTGGTCGTCGAGGAGGAGAACATCGATCCCGGTCCCGAGTGGCGGGCGTTCAACCACGCCGAACGCCAGCAGAAATCCCGTGTGGGTGCGCCGACCACCCAGACGATGCACGACAAGGGACTCACGACCACGATCGACTGGAAGGACAAGGACGCCTACGGGCGATCGATCTCCTCGAAGAAGCGCTCGCAGATGCACCGGCTGCGCAAGTGGCAAGAGCGCATCCGAACGAAGGACGCTGGCGAGCGCAACCTTCAGTTCGCGCTCTCGGAGATCGACCGGATGGCGAGCGCACTCGGCGTCCCGCGGTCGGTACGGGAGGTCGCCTCGGTCATCTATCGTCGTTCGCTCGCCGACGATCTCATCCGCGGGCGCTCGATCGAGGGCGTCGCCACATCGGCGCTGTATGCGGCCTGTCGGAAGGAAGGCATCCCCCGAAGCCTGGAGGAGATTTCGGAGGTATCGCGCGTCGAACGCAAGGAGATCGGTCGGACGTATCGGTACGTCTCCCAAGAACTCGCCCTCGAAATGCGCCCCGTCGACCCCAAAAAATACGTCCCCCGCTTCTGTTCGGAGCTCACCCTTTCGGAGGAGGTTCAGGCAAAGGCCAACGACATCATCGAGACGACCGCCGACGAGGGGCTCCTCTCGGGCAAATCGCCGACCGGCTACGCCGCCGCGGCGATCTACGCCGCCTCCCTCCTCTGCAACGAGAAGAAGACCCAGCGCGAGGTCGCCGACGTCGCCCAGGTCACCGAAGTGACGATCCGCAACCGGTATCAAGAGCAGATCGAGGCGATGGGCATTCACAGCTAG
- the rnhA gene encoding ribonuclease HI: protein MPVIECDVDQARERLESAGVAIEPGNTDHERWRAVDAEATAVAYDGKVVIQGATPARLEGLLREDGGRAHCYFDGASRGNPGPAAIGWVIVDSSGIVAEGGERVGETTNNRAEYDALTRVLERAADYGFDTVELRGDSQLVVEQVRGAWQTNDPELRERRVRVRELLERFDDWSIEHVPREANERADARANEAFDE, encoded by the coding sequence ATGCCGGTCATCGAGTGTGACGTCGATCAGGCCCGCGAGCGCCTCGAATCAGCCGGGGTCGCGATCGAACCGGGCAACACCGATCACGAGCGCTGGCGAGCCGTCGATGCGGAGGCGACCGCCGTCGCCTACGACGGCAAGGTCGTGATCCAGGGCGCAACACCGGCCCGTCTCGAAGGGCTGCTCCGGGAGGACGGCGGGCGCGCACACTGCTATTTCGACGGCGCATCGCGTGGCAACCCCGGTCCGGCGGCCATCGGCTGGGTGATCGTCGACAGCAGCGGGATCGTCGCCGAGGGTGGCGAGCGCGTCGGCGAGACGACCAACAACCGCGCCGAGTACGACGCGCTCACTCGGGTGCTCGAACGCGCCGCCGACTACGGGTTCGACACTGTCGAACTCCGTGGTGACTCACAGCTCGTCGTCGAGCAAGTCCGGGGCGCGTGGCAGACCAACGACCCCGAACTGCGCGAGCGCCGGGTACGGGTGCGCGAGCTGCTCGAACGGTTCGACGACTGGTCGATCGAGCACGTCCCGCGCGAGGCGAACGAACGGGCCGATGCCCGCGCGAACGAGGCCTTCGATGAGTGA
- a CDS encoding DUF7108 family protein translates to MSELPERIVDEAERLTRLARTVTDEDEREAYRERRRELLAEHDFRVRVRETDDTLVCHPDEWLVDGEIRPERIEDTDRAVERSLSGAGDPDDWEQVAAHNDTVVEAVAAHGTIHGANARAFADFMSNHYARPVESATEAERREFRTEYFVRNAWPTDEQRTAIEESLSLVFAEADALDSTTE, encoded by the coding sequence ATGAGTGAGCTTCCAGAAAGGATCGTCGACGAGGCCGAACGACTCACGCGGCTGGCACGCACCGTCACCGACGAGGACGAGCGCGAGGCCTACCGCGAGCGCCGCCGCGAACTGCTCGCCGAGCACGACTTTCGGGTGCGCGTCCGCGAGACCGACGACACGCTCGTCTGTCATCCCGACGAGTGGCTCGTCGATGGCGAGATCCGCCCCGAACGCATCGAGGACACCGATCGGGCTGTCGAGCGATCGCTGTCGGGAGCCGGCGATCCCGACGACTGGGAGCAGGTTGCGGCGCACAACGATACGGTCGTCGAGGCGGTCGCCGCACACGGCACGATCCACGGCGCGAACGCACGGGCCTTCGCTGATTTCATGAGCAACCACTACGCACGACCCGTCGAGTCGGCCACCGAGGCCGAGCGCCGGGAGTTCCGCACCGAATACTTCGTCCGTAACGCGTGGCCGACCGACGAGCAGCGCACGGCCATCGAGGAATCACTGTCGCTCGTCTTCGCTGAAGCCGACGCTCTCGACAGTACGACCGAGTAA
- a CDS encoding PadR family transcriptional regulator, protein MPEAKAVQDSGIARDLTAFQQNILAILSDEPMYGLAIKRQLESYYDSEVNHGRLYPNLDDLVEMDLVEKSERDKRTNDYALTDDGYEAVVDQLDWTLDKFVTDGERAETVRDLIDN, encoded by the coding sequence ATGCCAGAGGCAAAAGCGGTCCAGGACAGTGGTATCGCCCGCGATCTTACGGCGTTCCAACAGAACATCCTCGCCATCCTGTCGGACGAGCCGATGTACGGTCTTGCAATCAAGCGCCAGCTTGAATCGTACTACGACTCGGAGGTCAACCACGGCCGACTCTACCCGAACCTCGACGATCTCGTGGAGATGGATCTGGTCGAGAAATCCGAGCGGGACAAGCGTACCAACGACTACGCGCTCACCGACGACGGCTACGAGGCGGTCGTCGACCAGCTCGACTGGACGCTCGACAAGTTCGTTACCGACGGGGAACGCGCCGAGACCGTCCGTGACCTGATCGACAACTAA
- a CDS encoding inorganic diphosphatase, with product MTNLWEDLETGPNAPETIHAVVECLKGERNKYEYDKDVPGVVLDRVLHSNVHYPNDYGFIPQSYYDDEDPFDVMVLVEDATFPGCIIEARPVALMRMDDDGEQDDKVIAVPAEDPRFDHIEDLDDIPQQELDEIDEFFETYKNLEAGKEVETQGWEDRQAAYDAIEHAQDLYDEQFA from the coding sequence ATGACGAACCTCTGGGAAGACCTCGAAACCGGCCCGAACGCACCCGAGACGATCCACGCCGTCGTCGAGTGTCTCAAGGGCGAGCGCAACAAATACGAGTACGACAAGGACGTACCCGGCGTCGTTCTCGATCGCGTGCTCCACTCGAACGTCCACTACCCCAACGACTACGGCTTCATCCCGCAGTCGTACTACGACGACGAGGACCCCTTCGACGTGATGGTGCTCGTCGAGGACGCGACCTTCCCCGGCTGCATCATCGAGGCCCGCCCCGTCGCACTGATGCGCATGGACGACGACGGCGAACAGGACGACAAGGTGATCGCCGTCCCAGCCGAGGACCCCCGATTCGATCATATCGAAGACCTCGACGACATCCCTCAGCAGGAACTCGACGAGATCGACGAGTTCTTCGAGACCTACAAGAACCTCGAAGCCGGCAAGGAAGTCGAAACCCAGGGCTGGGAGGACCGACAGGCCGCCTACGACGCCATCGAACACGCCCAGGATCTCTACGACGAGCAGTTCGCCTGA
- a CDS encoding helix-turn-helix domain-containing protein, giving the protein MVPPSQSAVGLRVTLDIWHPDCWTLAVTEDRDGGLLGHGVYPIDGAATGRFTVYGETDSSVERLVAAIRNSPLTDSVWEADRLDATGEAVPGSASRAIVVRYAMENSINDALVSRGFIPDEPVRMHGGREYWTVIVETDRETLGERLDAVRAEKDAEIRIEDIVVPRGGPGVLPTDDLSERQREVFDLARRRNYYAWPREASAAELAEELGIAKTTLLEHLRKAEAKLLGHE; this is encoded by the coding sequence ATGGTCCCGCCGTCGCAGTCCGCAGTGGGCTTGCGTGTGACTCTCGATATCTGGCACCCTGACTGCTGGACGCTCGCGGTGACCGAAGATAGGGATGGCGGCCTGCTCGGCCACGGGGTCTATCCGATCGATGGTGCCGCTACCGGTCGATTTACCGTGTACGGTGAGACGGACAGTTCGGTCGAGCGACTCGTCGCCGCTATCCGGAACTCGCCGCTTACCGACTCAGTCTGGGAGGCGGACCGTCTCGACGCCACGGGCGAGGCGGTTCCCGGGAGCGCTTCCCGTGCGATCGTCGTACGCTATGCGATGGAGAACTCGATCAACGACGCGCTCGTCTCACGCGGCTTCATCCCGGACGAGCCGGTTAGAATGCACGGCGGAAGGGAGTATTGGACGGTCATTGTCGAGACCGACCGCGAGACGCTCGGCGAGCGCCTCGACGCCGTCCGCGCGGAGAAGGACGCCGAGATCCGGATCGAGGACATCGTGGTCCCCCGCGGCGGACCCGGCGTGCTCCCGACGGACGACCTCTCGGAACGCCAGCGGGAGGTCTTCGATCTCGCCCGTCGACGGAACTACTACGCGTGGCCACGGGAGGCGAGCGCCGCCGAGCTGGCCGAGGAACTCGGCATCGCGAAGACGACCCTTCTCGAACATCTCCGGAAAGCCGAGGCCAAGCTTCTCGGCCACGAGTGA
- a CDS encoding APC family permease, with protein MAQSSEKDDRSLARDIGPYGAMSTVIGGTLGAGLFVTLGTASSTTGPSVILVVLLAGVVATAVAINYSWMSTIFPAAAGSYSYVSRTFNSRLPGFIVTWSKWLGYMAADASLAIGFGSYLQVFFPDLIAGRTGIALAGFGVLTVLFLINLVGTRGYSIAQSAILGVLVLAILVLVLPGSLSIDTANYRPFFTGGSSGFLAAAAPLFYAYIGIAVAGQMGAEVKNPGRNLPLAMIGGTIILTLLYMWTAAVIYGVVGDYTVLANSARPLATAAETFLGTDATAIVAFGGLLATASSVNAVMAAAIKMPYSWSWDEIFPQRFSMVSERFGSPHWSLLTLYVVSSALTFYASGLNQVIVIATFSYLIAYFAVSVSLLYAQYARPDIVEQADFNPRVGLLVSGLVGAIGAFVLLIQAYQGTLTVYVPWVIIGFIVFGIYWYRGQQSGTDVESILDTLPGVPSAEYDPDIQEITADD; from the coding sequence ATGGCACAATCGAGCGAGAAAGACGACCGTAGTCTCGCACGCGATATCGGACCGTATGGAGCGATGAGCACCGTCATCGGCGGGACGCTCGGAGCGGGGCTGTTCGTCACGCTCGGGACCGCGAGTTCCACGACCGGCCCGAGCGTGATCCTCGTGGTGTTGCTCGCGGGCGTGGTCGCAACAGCTGTCGCCATCAACTACAGCTGGATGTCGACGATCTTTCCCGCCGCGGCGGGGTCGTACTCGTACGTCTCGCGCACGTTCAACAGCCGTCTGCCCGGATTCATCGTCACATGGTCGAAATGGCTCGGGTATATGGCCGCCGACGCGAGCCTCGCCATCGGTTTCGGAAGCTATCTCCAGGTGTTCTTTCCCGATCTCATCGCGGGTCGGACCGGAATCGCTCTCGCCGGTTTCGGGGTTCTCACCGTCCTCTTTTTGATCAATCTCGTCGGAACGCGCGGGTACAGCATCGCCCAAAGCGCCATTCTCGGGGTGCTCGTTCTCGCGATCCTCGTGCTCGTCCTCCCCGGATCACTCTCCATCGACACCGCGAACTATCGACCGTTTTTCACCGGGGGATCGAGCGGCTTCCTCGCCGCTGCCGCGCCGTTGTTCTACGCCTACATCGGGATCGCCGTCGCGGGCCAGATGGGTGCCGAGGTGAAAAATCCCGGCCGGAACCTCCCGCTGGCGATGATCGGCGGGACGATCATCCTCACCCTGCTGTACATGTGGACCGCGGCGGTGATCTACGGCGTAGTCGGCGATTACACCGTCCTCGCCAACTCGGCGCGCCCGCTCGCCACCGCCGCCGAGACGTTCCTCGGGACGGACGCGACCGCCATCGTCGCCTTCGGCGGCCTGCTCGCCACCGCATCGAGCGTGAACGCCGTGATGGCGGCGGCGATCAAGATGCCCTACTCGTGGTCGTGGGACGAGATCTTCCCGCAGCGGTTCTCGATGGTGAGCGAGCGGTTCGGCTCGCCCCACTGGTCGTTGCTCACGCTGTACGTGGTTTCCTCAGCACTGACGTTCTACGCCTCGGGACTCAATCAGGTGATCGTGATCGCTACCTTCAGCTATCTCATCGCGTACTTCGCGGTCTCGGTGTCGTTGCTGTATGCCCAGTACGCCAGGCCGGATATCGTCGAACAGGCCGACTTCAACCCCCGCGTCGGTCTCCTCGTTTCGGGCCTCGTCGGTGCGATCGGCGCGTTCGTATTACTCATCCAGGCCTACCAGGGCACGCTCACGGTCTACGTCCCGTGGGTGATTATCGGTTTCATCGTGTTCGGCATCTACTGGTATCGTGGCCAGCAGTCCGGCACCGACGTCGAATCGATCCTCGACACGCTGCCGGGTGTCCCCTCTGCCGAATATGATCCCGATATTCAGGAGATCACCGCCGATGACTGA